In a genomic window of Streptomyces sp. NBC_01231:
- a CDS encoding HK97 gp10 family phage protein, which yields MASWLNPHPNAHPLAGVYSNAFQIAAQLDARAARTLPEVTATVQHYAMLLETRIKAKASGRPGPNAPTGDYRRSWTHEVGTDGFSVTAVVGTNKPQARRLEYGFAGADSLGRIYNQPPYPHVGPAVEEIWPLFIAALGDTIDDDS from the coding sequence GTGGCGTCCTGGCTGAATCCGCATCCCAACGCCCACCCACTTGCGGGCGTCTATTCCAATGCGTTCCAGATCGCCGCGCAGCTCGATGCGAGGGCGGCGCGCACTCTGCCCGAGGTCACGGCGACCGTCCAGCACTACGCGATGTTGCTGGAGACCAGGATCAAGGCCAAGGCCAGCGGCAGGCCGGGCCCCAACGCGCCCACGGGCGACTACCGGCGCTCCTGGACGCACGAGGTGGGCACGGACGGGTTCTCCGTCACGGCGGTTGTCGGCACGAACAAGCCCCAGGCGCGGCGCCTGGAGTATGGCTTCGCTGGCGCCGACAGCCTGGGGCGCATCTACAACCAGCCTCCCTACCCGCACGTTGGGCCGGCTGTCGAGGAGATCTGGCCGCTGTTCATCGCCGCGCTCGGCGACACCATCGACGACGACTCGTGA
- a CDS encoding DUF6093 family protein, with translation MSTPIDTEAERERLESTLLVDTVRITRPTGAPQLDPSTGLLGPVPTEAIYEGPGAVLSGHGQVTAQHVLGREWLDDTVSWYRLLTPISAPVPVRYDRVEVVAAAGQHAATANRVWQVLDPSEASTVEIVRVTRLDEITPP, from the coding sequence GTGAGCACGCCGATCGACACGGAGGCGGAACGAGAGAGGCTGGAGTCGACGCTGCTGGTGGACACGGTACGGATCACCCGTCCAACGGGAGCGCCCCAACTCGATCCATCGACCGGTCTCCTGGGGCCCGTGCCGACGGAGGCAATCTACGAGGGGCCGGGAGCTGTCCTGTCCGGTCATGGCCAGGTGACCGCGCAGCACGTTCTCGGGCGGGAGTGGCTGGACGATACGGTCAGCTGGTATCGGCTCCTCACGCCGATCTCGGCGCCGGTTCCCGTTCGATACGACCGAGTGGAGGTCGTGGCCGCAGCAGGCCAGCACGCGGCGACAGCGAATCGGGTGTGGCAGGTCCTCGATCCGTCGGAGGCGTCCACGGTCGAGATCGTTCGAGTGACTCGCCTCGACGAGATCACCCCTCCGTAG
- a CDS encoding DUF6093 family protein: MNEPAEGLTLGAVSDLIGRKILTDTVRISRDGEPVFNPDTGQYEPGPPVIIYEGHGGIFPNGDPGIVLHLEGQAYVDDSTSKYKLITPLDAPVASRADTVSVVNAADPAAVGRTWRVLDVGQTSTLAVVRTTFLDQNTQSSTSGGTS, from the coding sequence ATGAACGAACCTGCCGAAGGGCTGACCCTGGGGGCCGTCAGCGACCTGATCGGACGCAAGATCCTCACTGACACGGTACGTATCAGCAGGGATGGTGAGCCGGTCTTCAACCCCGACACGGGTCAGTACGAACCTGGCCCGCCCGTCATCATCTACGAAGGTCACGGCGGCATCTTTCCGAACGGTGACCCTGGGATCGTCCTGCATCTGGAAGGGCAGGCGTACGTCGACGACTCCACCTCGAAGTACAAGCTAATCACGCCGCTAGACGCCCCGGTGGCGTCGCGCGCGGACACGGTGAGCGTCGTCAACGCCGCCGATCCTGCGGCTGTCGGCCGTACGTGGCGCGTCCTCGACGTCGGACAGACCTCCACCCTGGCCGTGGTGCGTACGACGTTCCTGGACCAGAACACGCAGTCCAGCACTTCAGGCGGCACCTCGTGA
- a CDS encoding competence protein CoiA, with protein MLDDLLVVGFDLETQTEVHIGDRPLEQWRALGYGRRERVVCFYCWRGIDAQTGTKVPLLARGRIGGLVRPHFAHPAGTAPPGGHSRETVWHINAKHRLARWAATLPNVTRVRLEQWTEHRDRRADVHVVLDDGARLALEAQRELITDELWQARHRDYAAARVRDVWFMRPDTRIPHVLFAEGTPAWTLYHRDETAEARLGEPHKRGPQWWTKNLRLFGPHHPPCAGDPVVRERFPLADLGLDADGVTFPPAMTERLAEQAARVRRDADQARRQQEQAERWRHEAVTRPARPWKPPVRPMPRPAGGGPFCEVCHRPLAEPLVPYGRHIMC; from the coding sequence GTGCTGGACGATCTGCTGGTGGTGGGGTTCGACCTGGAGACGCAGACCGAGGTCCACATCGGTGACCGCCCCCTGGAACAGTGGCGGGCGCTCGGCTACGGACGGCGAGAGAGGGTGGTGTGCTTCTACTGCTGGCGCGGCATCGACGCCCAGACGGGCACGAAGGTGCCACTGCTGGCCCGCGGCCGCATCGGCGGCCTGGTCCGGCCCCACTTCGCCCACCCGGCCGGAACCGCCCCGCCCGGCGGGCACAGCCGCGAAACCGTCTGGCACATCAACGCCAAACACCGCCTCGCCCGCTGGGCGGCCACCCTCCCCAACGTCACCCGGGTGCGGTTGGAGCAGTGGACCGAGCACCGCGACCGCCGCGCCGACGTCCACGTCGTCCTCGACGACGGCGCCCGCCTCGCACTGGAAGCCCAGCGCGAGCTGATCACCGATGAACTCTGGCAGGCCCGGCACCGCGACTACGCCGCCGCCCGCGTGCGGGACGTCTGGTTCATGCGCCCGGACACCCGCATCCCACACGTCCTGTTCGCCGAGGGCACCCCGGCCTGGACGCTCTACCACCGCGACGAAACAGCCGAGGCCCGGCTCGGAGAACCCCACAAGCGCGGGCCGCAGTGGTGGACGAAGAACCTGCGCCTGTTCGGACCGCACCACCCGCCGTGTGCCGGCGACCCAGTTGTCCGCGAACGCTTCCCGCTCGCCGACCTCGGCCTGGACGCCGACGGCGTGACGTTCCCGCCCGCGATGACCGAGCGCCTGGCCGAACAGGCCGCCCGCGTACGGCGAGACGCCGACCAGGCCCGGCGCCAGCAGGAACAGGCCGAACGGTGGCGCCATGAAGCCGTCACCCGACCGGCCCGGCCCTGGAAGCCGCCGGTGCGGCCGATGCCCCGGCCCGCGGGCGGGGGCCCGTTCTGCGAGGTCTGCCACCGTCCGCTCGCTGAGCCCCTGGTGCCCTACGGGCGGCACATCATGTGCTGA